Proteins encoded within one genomic window of Acinetobacter sp. WCHA55:
- the crp gene encoding cAMP-activated global transcriptional regulator CRP — MTSSFSQLSTDALSPGQLPESVKALLKRAYINRYPKRTTIVDAGSESKSLYLILKGSVSIILREDDEREIVVAYLNAGDFFGEMGLFEANSQRTAEVRTRDVCEIAEVTYENFHELSKQYPDLSYAVFAQLVRRLKNTTRKVTDLAFIDVSGRIARCLIDLSSQPEAMILPNGRQIRITRQEIGRIVGCSREMVGRVLKTLEEQGMIETDGKAILIFDASLEESKANADDYEDEE, encoded by the coding sequence ATGACTTCAAGCTTTTCACAATTAAGCACTGATGCGCTGTCTCCAGGTCAACTCCCCGAGTCAGTCAAAGCATTATTAAAACGCGCATATATTAATCGTTATCCTAAGCGTACCACCATCGTAGATGCAGGCTCAGAATCTAAATCTTTATATTTGATTTTAAAAGGTTCGGTCTCCATTATTCTGCGTGAAGACGATGAACGTGAAATCGTGGTCGCTTATTTAAATGCGGGTGATTTTTTTGGGGAAATGGGGCTATTCGAAGCAAACTCACAACGTACAGCTGAAGTGCGTACACGTGATGTCTGCGAAATTGCTGAAGTGACTTATGAAAACTTCCATGAACTCAGCAAGCAATACCCTGACCTAAGCTATGCAGTATTTGCACAGCTTGTACGCCGTCTAAAAAATACCACTCGTAAAGTGACTGACCTTGCATTTATCGATGTTTCAGGTCGTATTGCACGTTGCCTAATCGACTTATCTTCGCAACCTGAAGCGATGATTTTGCCAAATGGACGTCAAATTCGTATTACCCGTCAAGAAATTGGACGTATTGTCGGTTGTTCACGTGAAATGGTCGGTCGTGTCTTAAAAACACTTGAAGAGCAAGGCATGATCGAAACTGATGGTAAAGCCATCTTAATTTTTGATGCCTCTTTAGAAGAGTCAAAAGCGAATGCTGATGACTATGAAGACGAAGAATAA